The following are encoded in a window of Balaenoptera ricei isolate mBalRic1 chromosome 1, mBalRic1.hap2, whole genome shotgun sequence genomic DNA:
- the TLR5 gene encoding toll-like receptor 5 has translation MGDHLDLLLRIVLMASPALGISSCFFDGWRALYRFCNLTQVPQVPSTTKSLLLSFNYIRTVTTASFPFLEQLQLLELGTQFTPLTIDKEAFQNLPNLRILDLGKSQIDFLHPDAFQELPHLSELRLFYCGLSSAVLKDGYFRNLGSLTHLDLSKNQIQSLYLHPSFGELNSLKSIDLSLNQITTVCEHELKPLQGKTLSFLSLAGNNLYNRVSVDWGKCLNPFRNMVLETLDVSGNGWAVDVTRNFSNAVNGSQIFSLVLTHHVMGSGFGFTNIKDPDQHTFAGLARSSVIQLDLSHGFIFSLNFQLFETLKELKVLNLAYNKINNIAGKAFYGLDNLQVLNISHNLLGELYSSSFYGLPKVAYIDLQKNHIGIIQDQTFRFLEKLNTLDLRDNALKTISFLPSIPNIFLSGNKLATLPNIALTANFITLSENRLENLDNLYFLLQVPHLRILILNQNRFSFCNQNHAPSENLSLEELFLEENMLQLAWGAGFCWDVFKGLSHLRVLYLNKNYLNFLPPGVFRHLIALRGLSLKDNRLTVLFPGDLPANLEVLDLSGNQLLSPDPDLFASLSAVDITHNKFICECELSPFIIWLNQTNVTIFGSPADIYCMYPSSMAGAPLYSLSTEDCDEEEVLKSLKFSLFIFFTVTLTLFLVAILIVTKFRGFCFICYKKAQRLVFKDPIEGRESETYKYDAYLCFSSKDFEWVQNALIKHLDAQYSNQNRFNLCFEERDFLPGENHITNIQDALWNSRKVVCLVSRHFLRDGWCLEAFSYAQSRCLADLSGALIMVVVGSLSQYQLMKHRSIRGFVQKQQYLRWPEDLQDVGWFLNKLSQCILKKEKERKKDNDMQLQSVTTIS, from the coding sequence ATGGGAGACCACCTGGACCTTCTCTTAAGAATCGTGCTCATGGCCAGTCCCGCGCTTGgaatttcttcctgcttcttcGATGGTTGGAGAGCCTTATATCGTTTCTGCAACCTCACCCAAGTCCCCCAGGTCCCCAGCACCACCAAGAGCCTCCTGCTCAGCTTCAACTACATCAGGACAGTCACAACCGCGTCCTTCCCCTTCCTGGAGCAGCTGCAGCTGCTGGAGCTCGGGACTCAGTTTACCCCCTTGACCATTGACAAAGAAGCCTTCCAAAACCTGCCCAATCTCAGAATCTTGGACCTGGGCAAAAGTCAGATAGACTTTTTGCACCCAGATGCTTTTCAGGAACTGCCCCATCTCTCCGAACTTCGACTGTTTTACTGTGGTCTCTCCAGTGCTGTATTAAAAGATGGCTATTTCAGAAACTTGGGGTCTTTGACTCACTTGGACCTATCCAAAAATCAGATTCAGAGTCTTTACCTTCATCCTTCATTCGGGGAATTGAATTCCTTGAAGTCCATCGATCTTTCCCTCAACCAAATAACCACTGTATGTGAGCACGAGCTCAAACCCCTCCAGGGAAAAACACTCTCCTTTTTAAGCCTTGCTGGTAATAACCTGTACAACAGGGTCTCAGTGGACTGGGGGAAATGTCTGAACCCATTCAGAAACATGGTCCTGGAAACCTTAGATGTTTCTGGCAATGGCTGGGCAGTGGACGTCACAAGAAACTTCAGCAATGCCGTCAATGGAAGCCAGATTTTCTCTTTGGTTCTTACCCATCACGTGATGGGTTCTGGGTTTGGCTTCACTAACATCAAAGATCCTGACCAGCACACCTTTGCTGGTCTGGCCAGAAGCTCAGTGATACAGCTGGACCTTTCACATGGGTTTATCTTCTCCCTGAACTTCCAACTCTTTGAGACGCTCAAGGAGTTGAAGGTTCTGAACCTCGCCTACAACAAGATAAACAATATTGCAGGCAAAGCATTTTATGGACTCGACAACCTCCAAGTTCTCAATATATCACATAACCTTCTGGGGGAATTGTATAGTTCTAGTTTCTATGGACTACCTAAGGTAGCCTATATTGATCTGCAAAAGAATCACATCGGGATCATTCAGGACCAAACATTCAGATTCCTGGAGAAATTAAACACCTTGGATCTCCGGGATAATGCTCTTaaaactatttcttttcttccgaGCATACCTAATATCTTCTTGAGTGGCAATAAACTGGCTACTTTGCCGAACATCGCACTTACAGCTAACTTCATCACCTTATCAGAGAATAGGCTGGAAAATCTGGATAATCTCTACTTCCTTCTCCAGGTACCTCATCTCCGGATtctcattttaaatcaaaatcGCTTTTCCTTTTGTAACCAAAACCATGCCCCTTCAGAGAACCTCAGCTTAGAAGAGCTTTTCCTTGAAGAAAATATGTTGCAGCTTGCCTGGGGAGCCGGGTTCTGCTGGGATGTTTTTAAGGGGCTTTCGCATCTCCGAGTCCTGTATTTGAATAAAAACTACCTGAATTTCCTTCCACCAGGAGTATTTCGTCATCTGATTGCACTGAGGGGACTCAGCCTCAAGGACAACAGGCTGACCGTTCTTTTTCCTGGCGACTTACCTGCTAATTTAGAGGTCCTGGATTTATCCGGAAACCAGCTCCTCTCTCCTGATCCTGATTTATTTGCATCGCTGAGTGCCGTGGACATAACTCATAACAAGTTCATCTGTGAGTGCGAACTTAGCCCTTTTATCATTTGGCTCAATCAAACCAACGTCACAATATTTGGCTCTCCGGCAGACATATACTGCATGTACCCGAGCTCCATGGCTGGAGCTCCCCTCTACTCTCTTTCCACGGAAGACTGTGATGAAGAGGAAGTTTTAAAGTCCCTAAAGTTTTCCCTTTTCATCTTCTTCACTGTCACTTTGACTCTGTTCCTCGTGGCCATCCTCATCGTTACGAAGTTTCGGGGGTTTTGTTTCATCTGTtataagaaagcccagagactGGTGTTCAAGGACCCCATCGAGGGAAGAGAATCAGAGACGTACAAATACGATGCCTATTTGTGCTTCAGTAGCAAAGACTTTGAATGGGTGCAGAATGCTTTGATCAAACACCTGGATGCCCAATACAGCAACCAAAACAGATTTAACCTGTGCTTTGAAGAGAGAGACTTTTTGCCCGGGGAAAACCACATCACCAACATCCAGGATGCCCTGTGGAACAGCAGAAAGGTTGTCTGTCTCGTGAGCAGACACTTCCTTAGAGACGGGTGGTGCCTCGAAGCCTTCAGTTACGCCCAGAGCAGGTGCTTAGCTGACCTCAGTGGCGCCCTCatcatggtggtggtggggtccCTGTCCCAGTACCAGCTGATGAAGCATCGCTCCATCAGAGGATTCGTCCAGAAACAGCAGTACTTGAGGTGGCCTGAGGATCTCCAGGATGTTGGCTGGTTTCTCAACAAACTCTCTCAGTGCattctaaagaaagaaaaggaaaggaagaaagacaatGACATGCAGCTGCAAAGTGTAACCACCATTTCCTAG